The following DNA comes from Ricinus communis isolate WT05 ecotype wild-type chromosome 10, ASM1957865v1, whole genome shotgun sequence.
AACCTTATTCGTAATATTTGTTTTTACTCGCAAAAAGGTTCTGAAAGCAAATCCTATAGCGAAATCGATGATATTGGTCGGTAAAAGCTGTAGCCACCCATTTTGACTTATTAGCAATAACTTTTGCCTTTTTTTCTAGTAGTGTAACAAATGATCGATTGAAATATTATCAATCTTCTGCTTATACAAAAAATGCAATCGTCCATTTCTGCAGAATGCTATTCTCCCTTTtaaacccttttcttttatagtattataattcctttaatattaaatatggttaacatattagattaaaaaaaataaagaatttttttttataaaatgtaaaataaatcataacaatttaaaacaaaattcaatcttaagaatttaatttcatcaTTAAATGCTGGACTATCGTATGAAAGTCTGATGGTTGTAGTATTGGAAGATGAATGTGTTCATcctgttaaaagaaaatatgaaaagccAATTGATCAATTTGGCAATGCCCGCAGTGGAAAATGATACTCCCTTCGTAGGCTCCATCGATATATAATTGATTGCAATAACATTTATCCAAACGATAACAGACGGCAGTCCAATATTCTGACAAAAGGATGGCCAATTTTcttctaaatattatattatgagacctgtagaaattttataaaatttatttataaatttaaaaactatatatttaattaaaatacaatatagTTTCACTTAGTtgtatttacaaaaattaattataattaaattagttttagttcttttatgagattacaatattttttagttttgctattttactttttccttttatattctttttcatattataatttatttcaaaataatagtcattttattgaaataaacttaatagttgtttcttgacacgttaaaatataaaaatttacagATAAAATGAAGTTTGAGCAACATAAAGCTTTTTTCTTTAGTGTTATTTAAAACACAAACTGTATTGCAGAATTACTTAATTACATTCTCATTAAAATGACTCGATCTTAGTTTTAATCAGGCaaaaaactaaattgaaaaaatatgataaattaacatttgaatttttttaactaaCAGCTATAGTGAGAGTATGTcaacttaaatatttatccTGGAAaggtataaaattaatttaatagtctaattttgtaataaaaaaattacataaaatcttttaatatttttaataataatatttgattaataatgtTGTTAGTAATTTATggctaaatttattaataccgtaggtaaattattttttaaaaaaatgtaaatatatcATGAcactaaatataatttgagCTATTGtatgctaaaaaatatttgtctattcaaatttaaaataaaaaaattttgttaaaacatataatttcctataaatttaataaaactctTATATTACTAAACTTAagttaaaagtaaattagaaatataagtGCCTCTTATAGCTATTTTACACTTTACAtactttcttttcactttatttTGATCACTATAGTAAAATTTCTCTACACTAATATtctatatgaaaataatatttacacagcgataaaaaattatagtttcgatttaaactaattataaataaaattaaattttatattatattaaataaatattttttaagtctggtcttaaaagaatatttttttatataataatatttatatatataactttaaaaaatacatattatgCTATATGTTATCTtattacaatattattttgtctccaaatcttatttatgtaatatattttatttttttatttatataatttcatatacaaaattaaatattaaatttaagaaaagaaatataatactCAAACTTTCATTAAGCTATAATCTACTTTCATTTAGTTTAAAGTGTTCTATGATTTGATAATGATTATTAACAAAAGAAGTTTACTttagaaagaataaaattccCATAAGACTCCATTCGCATTCACTTTCTCACCCAACAAACGCAGTGTCTATAGATTTAATAGTAAAATGTAAACCTATGGGTCCAAACCGAGAACATAATCTGagtcttttaaaaaataatttgagtctttctttttatatggGTGATAACCGATAAGTGATAATACGGCCGACAAGTTCCACATATTTCTTTcgctaatttttaattcaggaaattgaaaataataataataataatactgcAGATGAAAAGACAAATTGTTATAGACGTAAAACAATGAGCATTAATAACCAATTTCCATTATTCAGTCATTTGCTACtcgtaaaaaataaatttctctaTCAGTTCTTCAATCTTCGTCAGTACAATACACTTTCCATTCTATAAGAATTAGAATTCTTGCTCAAAGTTATTAAAGACACATCAATAAAAGATCGAAGAAGGCATATATAGAATTCCCGCCCCCACTTGGCTCATAATCAACGCTCTTTTTGTCGTATTTGCCATGCAGAAGAGCAAGTGGAATATTTTTAGattgtttttataaaactaaaatatttttaaaatttaataatagttatttatattttagtaatgcCTAATTTGAgccatattattattaatattttcttttattaataaaccGTTCCATATCAATGATATAATTGTTTTAGACAAAAGTGTtgatgtaaaaaaaaaatatcgcATGCTCTATAATGCAAAAATGCAATAtacttaattttcttatttttttgtaaagtgctattttgaaatcttacttttagaaaaagaattaatttacatgatttttttctttctaaaaacAGTTGTCAAactgaaaagaataaaaataattgttttggAAGCATTTTGCTCAACCGTAATTATAAACAGGGGTATGGCCATTTTTGTTCTTGCCCCATGCTCATTTCGGGATTGCTGGTTCTtccaattacaaattaataaaataaatggcaaaataaaataactttaagATTAGAAATACactcatttaaaaataaatctaaaatcgtttatacataaaatttaataacgcacatcaaaattcacaaataagaccaattagtttttaataaaattaaatcataatatctattttaaattcattttgctgtaaattttagaatacAACAATGATATTGCTAGCTACCTTTAAGGGATATAactattttcttctatttatatCGAAGTCTTTATTCATTTTCCATTTCGTTAGGTTAGTGTTTTTTCCTATTTTGTTTCTTAGCATATATAAATGCATACAGATTATAgaagaatattaaaaacaatttAATCAAGACAACTATGGAGTAGTTACTTTCAAGTTTCAACTTGCATTAATGGCTACTGTTATAGGAAATATGAATTGATGGAGAAGAAAACCACATACAAGAATAGTCATCCTCATATCCTAAAAATTTGCCATTAATTGATATTGAATAGTCACCCTCTTTCGACTAATAATAGTCTGAGGTTCAGTTGTGGCAATAGGCCTTTAGCTTTCATGTACTAGATTTAAAGTACACTGTTCTGTAAAGTTCTTCTTTTGTCTTTATCTACCTGTTCATCCTTAAAACTCCTTTTGTCTTAAAATTAAGGTCTCTCCCATCTCCTTTTTTAACAGCATGATTATATATACCGTAAAtgatagttttatttttcaaaatcacAATGAATTTATCTCTTTAGATTTTAACTTACAGGCAATTCTAGTTAACCATGCCcaaaaaaattcaagaatttcACTGATGAAAGTGTTGAATTGAGGGCAATCAACGTGTCGGAAGAAGGTAAATTTGGCCTAGAAGCGGGCAATGAGTGAGCTAATGCATTGAATAAGGGATCCAACAGTCACCTACCCATCCATGCCTTTGGCTTATAGCGCCCTCATTTTCACACGGCACGTTACTCCACTTTTCCTCTATATAAAAACGAACCCTGCAACCCTTCACAATCACTCaacttttatttctctctGATCCTCCAAACCACAATACGAGAAATCATTTCTTTGCTTTCAATTTAGCCTATTCATCATAACAATGGCGGGTCTTAAGTTGGTTAGCCTTCTTCTGCTTTGCATGGTGGTAGCACCAATGACTACCCAAGCCATAACATGCGGTCAAGTCGCCAGTTCTCTGGGTCCATGCCTAAAATACCTAAAGGGTGCAGCAGGACCGATGCCACCAGCTGCATGCTGCAATGGAGTGAGGGGCATCAACAGCGCTGCTAGAACTACACCTGACCGTCAAACAGCTTGCCAGTGCCTGAAAAATGCTGCCGGTGGTATTTCAGGGCTCAAGCCTGGCTTGGCTGAATCTCTCCCTGGAAAATGCAAGGTTAACATTCCTTACAAGATCAGCTTCTCCACCAACTGCaagaggtatatttcttaacCTTAGCTATCTGTTattccttttttgttttttcaattCTGGTTGCATTTCAAGCTCGAGAACTCACGACTCATCGCAGACTTTGTGCCATTAAGTAAAATCGCTGATTGCATTATCTTTTGTcatcttaattataaagaaagtGGAAGTAATTCTGGTAATCTTGTTTTGAATTGCAGCATCAAGTGAAGTGGAGAAATATAGTAAAGCAATTTTCAGGTCAAAGAGACAGAGATAGAGAGGCTGtgataagaagaataaaagggGTGCTTTGGAGCTACAAGTACCCCATAGTCCATAGCTGACATTGAGATGGGGTTCTCCACTTTAGCGAAACTTCTTCTCTAATGTCATTAATGTCATTTCTGCTTCTATTTCTTTCACTTGTCTTTGGATACATTGTACCTTGTATTTGTAtgtcataaaatatatatctctcTATCTATTTTGATTTAGCAATCGTATGATGGGTTATTTATAGGTGGTAACGAATTACGAGCAAAGCACAACAAGTTCAATATATTTTCAGGGACATAGTTAAACATTCATCATATACAATCAGATAAGGGTAATGATAGTTAAACATTCATCATATACAATAAGATAAGGGTAATGAGTTTTTTTATCGTTTGGCAATTCTAtcctaattttaaattaataacaattagctatataaaatttatgaatagttataaatttattcaacTCTCCTTAGTCGGGTGTTGTTAATCGTACATTTcctatatatatctaaatatgATAAggtgataataatataaaaatagtattaaatatcaaactcATTATTTTTTACGAGATAAGACAAGACGGTgaagatttatatttataacattaaaatttatcgtttttttgttgttttaaactaaacactaagttgttttcaattaaagttttctcttgttctttgttcattttctttttttctatcatTACTTTCTCATTcgatctttttttcttctgtaaaaaatgatgaattttgatgttttaaatcttttttcatatatattatttctattttattatttttaattatatataaaatttaacaaataaacaaGGACATACTTCTATAGAGAGTTAGATAAACTTATAACCATTCGCAAAGTTTATATAGCaaa
Coding sequences within:
- the LOC125371296 gene encoding non-specific lipid-transfer protein 1-like encodes the protein MAGLKLVSLLLLCMVVAPMTTQAITCGQVASSLGPCLKYLKGAAGPMPPAACCNGVRGINSAARTTPDRQTACQCLKNAAGGISGLKPGLAESLPGKCKVNIPYKISFSTNCKSIK